GGAAATCAAAATAATTGAGAAAGGGATGGTTGAGATAAATTGGTTATTCACAACAGCcggtactgtatgtacattacTGGGTATCGATACACTATCTGTATCGTtcgtactcatacttgCATCGTACACATGCTTATGTCCACTCAACATCAATCCGATACACCCCAGTTTCTCAGCAACCCcttccaccatctccacacaCTCTCTCTGTCCTATTCCCCCCTCCCTCGATTAAACATTATTCATTAGATAGGTGTTTTGTTGTGATATGCAATGTCGATTAGTGTCAGTGTCATGGTGTCCGAGGTCTACACATGTAGTAACCCCCGTGCGGTCAGTGGCTGTCAGTGACCATCCTTGCAGTCGCCCTTTGTAAAatcctccttggcaatACTCTTTATCGCCACAAGCCACTTTGTAAGATCGGGTTCCGAGTCCAACGAAAACCGGATGCGTTTGGCCGGCGTGATGAGCTGCATGCAGTACGGCTTGGACTTGGACAGCGGATCAAGCTCAACCACGTCCAAAAGCTGGTCCACGGCAATCGTCTTGATGGGCTTCTTGTGTTGGTGGGCCGAGTTCTGCGACTTGTAGAAGCTCAGCGAGTCCACCGTCAGAACCGCATACTGTCGCTGCCACTGGTTGTATCGTTTTTTGAGCCGAAGTAGCGGGCCCTCGGCGATCAGAGAGCTCTTGGACGGGCTCGGGGACGTGGGAGAGGTTGGCGAGGGGTCCGACGAATGAGGGGGGCTGTTTGTGGAGATCTTGGGGGGTTTGGTCTTGGGGTCTGTGGGGACAAACGAGTCGTGGAAATGCTGAAACTCGCCAATTGGGCTTTTGGACAGCGGCGACTTGTCTTCGTCCCACTCGCTCTGCGACGAAAAGACGTCGTCGCCGCTGTACTCGGTGTGCGAGTGTGTGGCGGCGTCCATGTGGGGGCTATGGGGGTGGTTGGAGTACGAGTGGAGCTGGGAATGGGGCGACGACACCAGGGCGGTATCCACGACGATGGGGATTTCCACGTGGCCCTTGGCGGTGGACGCTGCCCGTTCGCGTTTCTGGGCGTCCACGACATTGTCTGCCGCTCGCTTTcccacctccttgagctgggcCACCCACGATTCGGCCTCCGCGCGGGAGTCGCTCTTGAAGTGGTGGTTGATGGACGACGTGAAGACGGCGAAGTTGACAtcctccagcagcgccACCGACATGATTTCCTCCGCCGGAATCACCCGCACCGGCTCGTATTCCCGCTCGTCCTTGTACACGGACAGCGCCTGGGCCcgcaccaccacccactGTTTTTTCCACGACTGAGTTAGAAACGACTGTTGCGACCACGCGGACGGCACACTCACCTTGCGCTTGGTCCGCACGTGTAACCATCCACTTTTATCCATTGTGGgtctttgtgtttgtgacgGAGGAGCACATGTGTTGGTGGACCGGAAAGGCGACCGACTCTTGTCACCACCGGATCATGTGAGCTAGAGTTTGGGCAACTTTAACGGTAAGTGTAATTCCGAGCTTAAAGCCGCGGGGTGAATTTGTAACAAAACAAAATTTAAACaaaatttaaaaaaaaattaaaaaagaAGATAATTATTGCACTGTGAAACGGAGAAAAgaaataataatatatgtatatatatatttcgACGGCACTAACAACGGGAAAAGGCGTCTAAACAAAAGTGATTAGAGCAAAAGTGGCTAGAGCGCGGTTGGCGATGGAAAACGCCCCAAATGAGACTGTGGCATCCCCAAGTGTCTCCCCTTGCATCTCCGCTTTCAATGCCCCTTTCGGCTGGTGTCTCTTGTCCCTTTTTTTCGGACTTGTTCACTTGTGCCTACATTATGTGCAGACGTTGTTGAGGTGCGTTAAGCAAAGCAACCGAATGCGAGTGAGACGAGTGAGACGAGTTGGAAGAGTGAGTTGGATGAGTGATTGGAAGAGTGATAGGAAGAGTTGGATGAGTGTTAGGAAGAGTGAGTGGAAGAGTTGGACGAGTCAACGTCTCGCCGCGGCGATAGCCACTATTCATTGGACTTGACCTTCTGCTGAGGCTGGAGTATGGAACTTGCACCATGAGTATGAGTATACTCGCATGGTGCTGTACTTGATCGCACTGTACTCGATCTCACTGTACTCGATCTCACTGTACTCATTCGCCTCGTTCGTTACCCTCCGAACAATCGCCTCTACCATCGACCGTCTCCCGTCCCCGTCCCCGTCCCCGTCTACCGTCTACCGTACTTGAGCATCTCAACATCAGCATCAGCATCTTAGACCAAGATaaacttgtacagtagcttgTAGCTAATTTGTGGGGTATCAATGGAGCCAACAGTACAATGCTCCAACGATAGCACCACCATTACCACCACCATTACCATCCTTTTCACTCTCCCTCTCCGACCGATCCAGACCGCTACAACCACAATAGAGCTCATTCAACCGGCAACCCAACCAACTCAATCCCGTGCAAATTTGCCGCAATTCCACCACAAACCTGTGCCAACCCCCGGAACATGGCAGAATGCAAGCACCTCCGCGAAAAGAAAGACTCTGTCGACCCGAACGGTTCGGAAAGTCGCCCGAGCTCGTCCAACGGCGTCTTTGAGCCGCACAATTCGTGTCTTTCAACTCCCCAAACCCCCAGAGCCCCGAGCAACTCTTGCTGTCAAGTCGggatctccatctcgaGTCTAACAGAGTTGCTATGTTCCAGACCGGGTAGCGGTCCAGTGCGATTTATCCGCAAGTAGGTTGCTGTGAGTCATCGCATTTTGTTGCCAAGATTGTTCGTTCGAGCTCTGGAGGGTAGCGGTTGGTGACTAAGCAGGGGGAGGGGTTGGGGATAAAAGGGCCGAAACGGGTCACGGAGCAGACATACAGACACCGCTGGAATCAGCTCGTCCGGGGCTACGTGGTGATATATGATACTGCTGGCGGTATTGTCGGATCATCGTTTTGGACGTGTTCCGAAGTAATTGCAGGTTCGGTTCGGTTCCTAGTGCTCGGTCTGGTTGTTAAGCGACCGATTAAGCGATATGAATCGGAAATGAAATAAATCACAAAAAAAGGAATTAAATATTGAAAAGACATTCGTACCAGGCTGTTTACGCAGCAAAAGTGGTGTGGTTTGGACGAGGTTGCATTACAAgtgaaaaagaaatgaTTGAAGAGTCAAttgaaaaaagaaataaataCAGAAAATGGACATCTGCAGTTTGTGAAAATGTCGGGGGCAGAAAAAATGGAGAAAAAACATGAAAATATTGGAAATAAACAATATTTCCGCGGATTAAAGCAGGTTGTGCAAAATGTAGAAATTTAGGAAATATAGAAATTTAGAAAAATGCAGAAATTACTCAAAATGCATAAATTCTGGGGAATTTCCGAAATTGTTCGGAAAAGGCAAAAAATCGGGAACATCAAAAAATTTGGAAAATGAAGAAATTAcggaaaatgaaaaaatTACGGAAAATGCAGAAATTATGGAAATTGGAATTACGGAAAATGACGAAAAATATGAGAAATATGGGAAATgcaaaaaaattgaaaatcACACGGAAAAGAGAAAACAAAATACAACTACCGTTTATACCCATACTCCATCTCATACTCGTAGAATTATTTTCTTATGAAACAAATTATATTGATTACGTCATGGCATTCAGAACAACACCACTCCTTGCTTACATCTGTTGCAAGTACGCTATGTACCTCCTGCACACTCATAATCTCATAATCTTCCTCACCCTCAgcctcacgtgacttctACAAACATGACTAAACAATCGCCTCCCTAGAATCTCACCCACCTTCAACCACGTGCTGTTGAAGAACTGATTCACCAATCACATCT
The Yarrowia lipolytica chromosome 1A, complete sequence genome window above contains:
- a CDS encoding uncharacterized protein (Compare to YALI0A14476g, some similarities with CA4130|IPF20009 Candida albicans unknown function, similar to Saccharomyces cerevisiae OPY1 (YBR129C); ancestral locus Anc_3.392), producing MDKSGWLHVRTKRKVSVPSAWSQQSFLTQSWKKQWVVVRAQALSVYKDEREYEPVRVIPAEEIMSVALLEDVNFAVFTSSINHHFKSDSRAEAESWVAQLKEVGKRAADNVVDAQKRERAASTAKGHVEIPIVVDTALVSSPHSQLHSYSNHPHSPHMDAATHSHTEYSGDDVFSSQSEWDEDKSPLSKSPIGEFQHFHDSFVPTDPKTKPPKISTNSPPHSSDPSPTSPTSPSPSKSSLIAEGPLLRLKKRYNQWQRQYAVLTVDSLSFYKSQNSAHQHKKPIKTIAVDQLLDVVELDPLSKSKPYCMQLITPAKRIRFSLDSEPDLTKWLVAIKSIAKEDFTKGDCKDGH